The Nitratidesulfovibrio sp. DNA segment CTGGCGGCTTCGAGTCCATGGACAAGATGCGCGAGGCGGTCACCTCTTCCTACATGCAGAGCCGCACCCAGCTGGTGAAGGCCACCGCCCAGAAGACCATGCTGGACAAGCTGCTGAAGATGGTGGACTTCCCCCTGCCCGAAAGCATGGTGGACATGTACGTCGGCCACCTGCTGGACGACATGCGCACCAAGCTCGAACGCCAGGGCAAGAGCATGGAGTCCTTGGGCAAGAAGCCCGAGGAACTGCGCGCCGAAGTGCACCCCGAAGCCGAGCAGGTGACCCGCACCCAGATATTCCTGCTGCGCGCCGCCCGCAAGGAAGGCGTGGAAGTGACCGAGCAGGAGATCGACACCCAGCTCCAGCAGATCGCCATGCGCTCGGGCCAGGACTACAACGCCCTGAAAGACTACTACATCAAGAACAACCTGATCTTCTCGCTGCGCGACCGCATGCTGGCCGACAAGGCCATGGACGCCATCTACGAGAAGGCCACCGTGACCGAGGTGGAGCCCGCCGCGAAATAGCGGCCGCTTTGCCCGCGCACGCGAACCGGCCCGCCCGGTTCATGGACGCACGTTCGGAGCAGGGGGGGTGCACCCGCACCTTCCCTGCCCTTGTTTTCGCGGGTGTTTCGTAAAGCATCGCGTTTTTTGGCCGACAAGACGGATGCAGGGCGCAAGGGCCGGGCGCCCCTTTCACGGGGGTGGCCGGACCGCCACGGGCGCCTTGTGGTGCGGGGCGGTCTTCTGCTATCCTTCGGGCAACGAACCAGTTCCGAACCGGCCATGCATCCGCCGCCCGCTCCCGGTTCCGTTCCGGGCATGTCCGGGCATGTCCGGGTACGTCGTGGGCACGGGGGGCCGGATCAGGGACATCATGCAGCCGGGCCGCCTTCCGGGTCAGCCCGGTCGTCAGCCCGGTCGTCAGCCCGGTCGTCAGGCTGACTGCCTGGCGGGCCGCTGGCCGGAACTCCAGCCGGTCGGCCGGACCGGGTGGCCCGCGCATCACCAACGCACACGGCAGCACGCGGCGGTTCACGCCGACACACGCAGGAGAGGCACATGCCAGTTCCCATAGTCATCGAGACCTCGGGCCGTTCCGAACGCGCCTACGACATCTATTCGCGCCTGCTGAAGGACCGCATCATCCTGCTCGGCACCCCCATCGACGACCAGATCGCCTCGCTCATCTGCGCGCAGCTGCTGTTCCTCGAATCGGAAAACCCCGAGAAGGAAATCTACCTGTACATCAACTCTCCGGGCGGCGCGGTGACGGCGGGCATGGCCATCTACGACACCATGCAGTACATCACCTCGCCCGTGGCCACCCTGTGCCTGGGCCAGGCCGCCAGCATGGGCGCGCTGCTGCTGGCCGCCGGTGCCCCCGGCATGCGCCACGCGCTGCCCAACAGCCGCATCATGATCCA contains these protein-coding regions:
- the clpP gene encoding ATP-dependent Clp endopeptidase proteolytic subunit ClpP; translated protein: MARASPTHTAARGGSRRHTQERHMPVPIVIETSGRSERAYDIYSRLLKDRIILLGTPIDDQIASLICAQLLFLESENPEKEIYLYINSPGGAVTAGMAIYDTMQYITSPVATLCLGQAASMGALLLAAGAPGMRHALPNSRIMIHQPSGGFSGQASDIDIHAREVLRMKANLNDIMARHTGQSVERVADDTERDYFMGPAEAKEYGIIDSILTSRRDATQNQAK